A region from the Cannabis sativa cultivar Pink pepper isolate KNU-18-1 chromosome 9, ASM2916894v1, whole genome shotgun sequence genome encodes:
- the LOC115723208 gene encoding cyclin-dependent kinase inhibitor 3: protein MSMNDSEQHRSTRESTPSNLIRESDILRNLGSTMRWPSSIATNKRVRNEIRRNIPTAQEIEEFFAFAEQQQQRIFIEKYDFDITNESPLP, encoded by the exons ATGTCGATGAATGACTCAGAACAACATCG GAGCACCAGAGAAAGCACACCATCTAATTTGATAAGGGAGTCGGACATCTTAAGAAATCTGGGTTCAACCATGAGGTGGCCAAGTTCTATTGCAACTAACAAAAGGGTGAGAAATGAAATACGAAGGAATATCCCAACAGCGCAGGAGATCGAAGAGTTCTTTGCTTTCGCCGAGCAGCAGCAACAGAGAATCTTTATTGAGAA gtaCGATTTTGACATTACCAATGAATCGCCACTCCCGTAA